A stretch of the Aminipila terrae genome encodes the following:
- a CDS encoding glycosyl hydrolase family 18 protein, translated as MDEIIVNGYVYPSVEPEVLQSWLSNLSLISTFSYGMTPEGYLIPLDDEKLIEAANSSEVGSMMVLTPMNEMGQFSEYLVSDVLENPDAVERLLNEILYEMKKKNLFGVDFDFEYVPAKNRDQYTDMVAQATKKFNPEGYLVTVALAPKTSANQQGLLYQGHDYAGMGKAANFTLLMTYEWGYTYGPPMAVAPINKVREVIEYGVSEIPPEKILMGVPNYGYDWKLPFVPKESMAEKITNAEAVRRAKEYGAEIQFDEVAQSPHYTYWKEVTSQNEDGTQETTYDQHEVWFEDARSYKAKMDVVKEYGLAGISIWNIMSYDPNLVEAITNAFAVSKLL; from the coding sequence ATGGATGAAATAATTGTGAATGGATATGTGTATCCAAGTGTTGAGCCAGAAGTATTACAGTCATGGCTGTCAAATTTATCGTTAATTTCTACATTTAGCTATGGTATGACTCCGGAAGGGTATTTAATACCTTTAGATGATGAAAAATTAATTGAAGCGGCTAATAGCTCTGAGGTAGGTTCCATGATGGTACTTACACCCATGAATGAAATGGGACAGTTCTCAGAATACCTGGTAAGTGATGTACTTGAAAATCCAGATGCAGTGGAAAGACTGTTAAATGAAATCCTATATGAAATGAAAAAGAAAAATCTTTTTGGTGTGGATTTTGATTTTGAATACGTACCGGCAAAAAATAGAGATCAATATACAGATATGGTTGCTCAGGCTACGAAAAAGTTTAACCCGGAGGGTTATTTAGTAACAGTTGCCCTGGCTCCTAAAACTTCAGCAAATCAGCAGGGGCTTTTGTATCAGGGCCATGATTATGCCGGTATGGGGAAAGCGGCTAATTTTACACTGCTTATGACGTATGAATGGGGATATACCTATGGACCGCCCATGGCAGTGGCACCAATTAATAAAGTTCGGGAGGTTATTGAATATGGGGTTAGCGAAATTCCTCCTGAAAAAATTCTAATGGGAGTACCAAACTATGGGTATGACTGGAAACTGCCTTTTGTGCCCAAAGAATCTATGGCGGAAAAAATAACAAATGCGGAGGCAGTCAGAAGGGCTAAGGAATATGGTGCAGAGATACAATTTGATGAAGTAGCACAAAGTCCACATTATACTTATTGGAAAGAAGTAACCAGTCAAAATGAAGATGGAACACAAGAAACTACATACGATCAGCACGAAGTGTGGTTTGAAGATGCCAGAAGTTATAAGGCCAAAATGGATGTAGTGAAGGAATATGGATTGGCAGGAATCAGCATCTGGAATATTATGAGTTACGATCCTAACTTAGTGGAAGCCATAACAAATGCATTTGCTGTATCAAAATTATTGTAA
- a CDS encoding S-layer homology domain-containing protein, translating to MKRLISLIAIITMLVTITTVSPVSSYAITSTSYAFDVLSTGLNQAINVIKGPDNKLYISEYGGGSIVRVDRDGQNKTNSVTALNQPIGMAFDGSGNLYIAEHAGSQIDKVSAGGAKTVIKTETGLLTGLVIDSGNNLYAVQYSSGTILKMNLNGSGSTDFVTGLGSNSIIGMTIDSANNLYVADRSGGKIKKITPSGTVTDFITGLSTPTWVTLGEDGYFYVSLGSRSIEKYDVDGNKVAAFATPSTIGYPWGSYVDQAGSIYFLSLGSVCKKIIGTAGTTDKTHIELVLNTTLSDGIVDTAAFNVSGVASNPQITEAIVSGSSIRLTLNDNMSYTDNIKVSYAKTGTNNLVVSGKSIELDDFTNMPVTNNILKVTSVANLSDINVSNGTNLSTITGQLPASVTLTLSNSTTTNSAVTWDGGTPTYDGNTGGTYVFSGTVAISENLSNPSNLKARVNVIVAPASSGSSGKSSHSTTSPTASTNDNTIVKVNGEEQRIGTENKSNENGVSKVQVSVNSDTMGKMIDAEMKANSSKETGKTNVAEVNVMDKSANIAIVGLTGEIVKKLDQNNFDVLIKKGEVAYNIPAKELTVDDIAKKLSVTQEGLKEIKFEIQMKQMSKEQETTYGEKVKANNGEILIAPVDFSVVAKVTRADGSSQDVTIKSFKQYVQRIFEVPSDVNPNEITTGIVFNEDGSYSHVPTTVFKKDGKWYAGINSLTNSTYSVIHSPITVESVKGHWSKETVDDMASRLVLTDYKNFDANKAVTRTEFADYIVRALGLYREDEKSKSIFSDITVNNKNNVSIQKANEWGIINGYPDGTFRGTNTITREEAMVMYAKAMDIAKVADNKSNKLAAYTDSAKVATWATPSAQRVVNAEIFNGKGNGILDPKGTLTEAEALTAVRNLLLKAELINK from the coding sequence ATGAAACGATTAATAAGTCTTATTGCTATTATTACAATGTTAGTGACAATAACAACTGTATCCCCTGTATCATCATATGCTATAACTTCAACATCTTATGCATTTGATGTTCTATCAACTGGATTAAATCAAGCTATTAATGTGATTAAAGGACCTGATAATAAGCTCTATATTTCGGAATATGGTGGCGGTAGTATTGTTAGGGTAGATCGAGACGGTCAAAATAAAACAAATTCCGTAACGGCATTAAATCAACCCATAGGAATGGCTTTTGACGGCAGTGGTAACTTATATATTGCGGAACACGCTGGTTCACAAATAGACAAAGTCAGCGCAGGTGGAGCTAAGACAGTTATAAAAACTGAAACGGGGCTCTTAACTGGACTTGTGATTGATAGCGGCAACAATTTGTATGCCGTACAGTATTCATCTGGAACAATCCTGAAAATGAATTTAAATGGATCAGGGTCCACCGACTTTGTCACTGGTCTGGGGTCGAATTCAATCATAGGCATGACCATTGATTCAGCTAATAATTTATATGTTGCGGATCGTTCTGGCGGGAAAATAAAGAAAATCACACCAAGTGGTACTGTAACTGATTTTATAACCGGATTAAGCACACCAACATGGGTTACATTAGGAGAAGATGGATATTTTTATGTTTCCCTTGGGTCTAGAAGCATAGAAAAATATGATGTAGACGGAAATAAAGTAGCAGCCTTTGCAACGCCATCTACCATAGGCTATCCATGGGGAAGCTATGTTGATCAGGCTGGTTCCATTTATTTTTTATCACTTGGTTCTGTTTGTAAAAAAATAATAGGAACAGCAGGAACAACGGATAAAACACATATTGAATTAGTTTTAAACACAACCCTCTCAGATGGCATAGTGGATACAGCTGCCTTTAATGTCTCAGGTGTAGCATCTAATCCGCAAATTACAGAGGCAATCGTTTCAGGGTCAAGTATACGTCTGACTTTAAATGATAATATGTCTTACACAGATAACATTAAAGTGAGCTATGCCAAAACAGGCACTAATAATTTAGTTGTTTCGGGCAAATCCATAGAACTGGATGATTTTACAAATATGCCAGTTACCAATAATATTTTAAAGGTAACTAGTGTTGCAAACCTTTCAGATATCAACGTCTCCAACGGAACAAATTTAAGTACAATTACAGGTCAATTGCCAGCTTCAGTTACCTTAACCCTAAGCAATTCCACAACCACAAACTCAGCAGTAACCTGGGATGGAGGTACACCAACTTATGATGGCAATACAGGTGGAACCTATGTCTTTAGTGGCACGGTAGCCATAAGTGAGAATCTTTCTAACCCAAGTAATTTAAAGGCAAGGGTCAATGTCATTGTAGCACCGGCATCTTCTGGAAGCAGCGGAAAAAGCAGTCATTCTACCACATCTCCAACTGCATCAACTAACGATAACACCATCGTTAAAGTGAACGGTGAAGAGCAGCGAATCGGAACTGAAAACAAATCCAACGAAAACGGTGTGTCAAAGGTTCAAGTATCTGTAAATTCAGATACTATGGGGAAAATGATTGACGCAGAGATGAAAGCCAATTCATCTAAGGAGACAGGAAAAACCAATGTTGCAGAAGTTAATGTTATGGATAAATCAGCAAATATTGCTATTGTAGGTCTTACTGGTGAAATTGTAAAAAAACTGGATCAAAACAATTTTGACGTACTCATTAAAAAAGGTGAAGTAGCTTATAATATTCCAGCAAAAGAACTTACAGTAGATGACATTGCAAAAAAACTTTCGGTTACTCAGGAAGGATTAAAAGAAATTAAATTTGAAATTCAAATGAAACAAATGTCGAAGGAACAAGAAACCACTTATGGTGAAAAGGTAAAGGCAAATAATGGTGAGATACTGATTGCCCCAGTGGATTTCAGTGTAGTTGCAAAGGTAACCCGCGCAGATGGTTCTTCACAGGACGTTACTATTAAATCTTTCAAACAATATGTTCAAAGGATATTTGAAGTTCCAAGTGACGTAAATCCAAATGAAATTACAACAGGTATAGTATTTAATGAAGACGGGTCCTACTCGCATGTGCCAACTACGGTATTTAAAAAGGATGGTAAGTGGTATGCAGGGATAAACAGCTTAACAAACTCAACTTATTCAGTAATTCATAGTCCAATTACAGTGGAATCAGTAAAGGGGCATTGGTCAAAAGAAACAGTAGATGATATGGCATCACGGTTAGTACTGACTGATTACAAAAATTTTGATGCAAACAAAGCTGTCACAAGAACTGAATTTGCAGATTATATTGTAAGGGCTTTAGGACTGTACAGAGAAGATGAAAAATCCAAAAGTATTTTTAGTGATATCACGGTAAACAACAAAAATAATGTAAGTATTCAAAAAGCAAATGAATGGGGCATCATTAATGGGTATCCAGATGGGACATTCAGGGGAACAAATACTATAACAAGAGAAGAAGCCATGGTAATGTATGCAAAGGCAATGGACATTGCTAAGGTAGCAGATAACAAGTCAAACAAATTGGCTGCCTATACAGATAGCGCTAAAGTAGCAACTTGGGCAACACCATCAGCGCAGCGAGTGGTAAATGCAGAAATATTTAATGGCAAAGGTAATGGTATATTAGATCCAAAAGGAACATTAACTGAGGCAGAAGCACTAACTGCTGTTCGAAATTTATTGTTGAAAGCAGAACTTATTAATAAGTAG